CGGGTGCTCACGCGCTCGGGTGTCAAATTCCCGGCATGGGCGCAATCGCTGCGCCCCGCATGCGCCGCGCTGCGCAATCTGTTCGAGCCGGTCGGCGACCTCCGCCGTGTCCGCATCGTCTGCCGCAATCTCAAACAGGCGGGGAAGGAGATCGGCCGCGCCCGCGAAGTCGCCGAGGCGCCCGAGGCCGACGATCGCGCGCGCCAAATCTCCGCAATGATCGCCCAACTTCGCAAGGACGCCTGTTCATGAATCGCATCGTCTCGCGGATCGCCCTGCCGATCCTGCTCCTGTCCGCCGCAACACCCGCATCGGCGCAGGACGCGAGTCCCCAGGTGTGGAACGACTGGGTCTATCGCGCCGGCACCCTGCTCAAGGCGATCGAGAGCGGCGAGGAAAGCCAGGTCAATCTCTATTGCCGCAACATCCAGCGCGAAGTCGGCGGGAAATATCTGCCGCAATGGGCGACCGGCCTGATCTATGTCTGCGACGCGCTCAAGACCGGGCTGACGCAGGGCCGCAGCCGCGCCCTCTGCAATCGCCTGCGCAACGCCGAGTCCGAGCTGGGCAAGGCAAAGCCGGTCGAAGCCGAGCCCCGCGCCTATCCGCTGGCGAGGCAGCTCACCGAAGCGATGCGCGGGCTGCGCCAGGGAATGTGCTGACGCGCGCCCGCGCCGGACCTTTCACGACAGGGAGTCTCTCATGCGTATCCGTCACTCGTTCACCATCGCCGCGCTCGCCGGCGCGCTGATCCTCCCCGGTATCGCTGCGGCGAAGGACCGCGCCGAAGGCTGGGCCAATTGGACCGCCCGCGCCGAGCGCATTTACGAAGCGCTGATCAATGGCGACAGCGCCCGGCTCGACAGCGCATGCAAGGGCGTCACGGGCGTGGTGATCGGCCAGGGCTTCCAGTTTCCCGGCTGGGGCCAGTCGCTGATCCAGGTGTGCACCGTCACCCAGGCCGCCTATCACGGCTCGAACAACAACAGGCGCTCGAAGCAGATCTGCAAGGATCTGCCCCGCGTTTCGGCGCTGATCGGCAAATCGACCGAAGTTCCCGAAGGTCCCGGCGCGCACAAGATCGCGCAGCAGATTTCGCGCGCGATGCTCGAAATCCGCGATCAGGTCTGCGTCAACTTCCGCTGATGCCTTCCATCCTCCCGGCCCCGGCCGGGAGGCGCAAAACGGGCAGCGACGCTTGACCCGCTCGGAACAAATCGGCAACAACGCTTCCGCATCACAGGCGGGAGGAATGCATGTCGGCCAGATTCGAAACCTTCGCCCGGCTCCACGTGCCCGGCGATCCGCTGATCCTGTTCAATGTCTGGGACGCGGGCAGCGCCGCCGTGGCGCAGCGCGCGGGCGCGAAGGCCATTGCCACCGGCAGCGCGTCGGTCGCCACCGCGCACGGCTATAGCGACGCCGAGGCGCTTCCGCTCGATCTCGCCCTCGCCAATGCCGATCGCGTCGTCCGCGCGACCAGCCTGCCGGTCTCGATCGATTTCGAGGGCGGCTATTCGCCCGATCGCTACGCCGCCGCCGCCAATGTCGCGCGCCTCGCCGCCACCGGCGCGGTCGGCTGCAATTTCGAGGATCAGGTGATCGGCAGCGCGAACCCGCGCGCCATGCACGACATCAAGGAACAGGCCGCGCGCAT
The sequence above is drawn from the Sphingomonas sp. G-3-2-10 genome and encodes:
- a CDS encoding isocitrate lyase/phosphoenolpyruvate mutase family protein, with product MSARFETFARLHVPGDPLILFNVWDAGSAAVAQRAGAKAIATGSASVATAHGYSDAEALPLDLALANADRVVRATSLPVSIDFEGGYSPDRYAAAANVARLAATGAVGCNFEDQVIGSANPRAMHDIKEQAARIAAIRWEVGPSFFINARTDYFLIAKPDAHDAALVDAAIARGHAYAEAGANGFFVPGIADLRLLEKICKAVPLPVNFMAFPGAPDAKSVASAGAARISHGPFPHMAALKAFEDAARAAFGG